Proteins from one Salaquimonas pukyongi genomic window:
- a CDS encoding YcbK family protein, translating to MELESGPDDMPAKEGELRVAKLVAAKTAKCLAPSVRNGRRDAFSLVSHCCSSYRSIRHKLGAVVLPAAAAIALGGCVAAPVTDTLESAALASPEVAAQDGTTETAFANEPGTVPVPTRSPSDYSAGTELALLPETGDPVPAPSANQAIAQQVDLKAAALASETVPAPQPAAEPAAAPASANANEANTSEAVAVAVTADAATTAEGNANTVTDPVTPSQEVASVQPLTQQKVEQPKKPRGLFGLFMANRQAKPKKTVQPSKPAIASASALSSGGAGLPGVQRKSAIFGINGADGSTGEEGLAGEHNIQVASVGGIGRLISPTGLILQTDKVKVSCFKPELLAILKKVERRYGKKVMVTSGYRSPKRNRRAGGVSNSTHIYCKAADIQVDGISKWDLAKYLRTIEGRGGVGTYCRTRSVHIDVGSQRDWHHPCRRSGSRSKKKKA from the coding sequence GCCAAGGAAGGGGAACTGCGGGTGGCAAAGCTGGTTGCAGCAAAAACCGCCAAATGCCTTGCTCCATCCGTCCGCAACGGGCGGCGGGATGCTTTTTCCCTTGTAAGCCACTGCTGTAGTTCATACCGGTCCATCCGGCACAAACTGGGTGCTGTCGTGCTCCCCGCCGCCGCCGCGATCGCCCTTGGTGGCTGTGTCGCCGCTCCGGTTACCGATACCCTTGAAAGCGCGGCCCTCGCCTCACCGGAAGTTGCCGCTCAAGACGGCACTACAGAAACTGCCTTTGCAAATGAGCCGGGCACCGTTCCGGTCCCCACCCGTTCGCCATCCGACTACAGCGCCGGCACCGAACTGGCGCTCTTGCCCGAGACCGGCGATCCGGTGCCAGCCCCCTCTGCCAATCAGGCCATCGCCCAGCAGGTCGACCTGAAAGCGGCAGCCCTTGCAAGCGAAACAGTGCCGGCACCCCAGCCCGCTGCAGAACCTGCAGCAGCCCCGGCCAGCGCGAATGCCAATGAAGCGAATACCAGTGAAGCCGTTGCCGTTGCCGTTACCGCTGACGCCGCAACCACCGCTGAAGGCAATGCCAACACGGTCACAGATCCCGTTACACCCTCTCAGGAAGTTGCCAGCGTCCAGCCGCTCACCCAGCAAAAGGTGGAGCAGCCGAAAAAGCCCCGCGGCCTGTTCGGCCTGTTCATGGCCAACCGCCAGGCAAAACCGAAAAAGACGGTACAACCTTCAAAACCTGCCATCGCCTCGGCTTCAGCCCTGTCTTCCGGCGGAGCGGGCCTTCCCGGCGTACAGCGCAAAAGCGCCATTTTCGGCATCAATGGCGCTGATGGTTCGACCGGCGAAGAGGGCCTTGCCGGCGAGCACAACATTCAGGTCGCTTCCGTTGGCGGTATCGGCCGGCTGATTTCTCCAACCGGGCTCATCCTGCAGACAGACAAGGTCAAGGTCAGTTGCTTCAAGCCTGAACTGCTTGCCATCCTCAAAAAGGTGGAACGCCGCTACGGCAAAAAGGTCATGGTAACCTCGGGCTATCGCAGCCCGAAACGCAACCGCCGCGCCGGAGGGGTTTCCAACTCGACCCACATCTACTGCAAGGCAGCCGACATCCAGGTGGACGGCATCTCCAAATGGGACCTGGCCAAATATCTGCGCACCATCGAAGGCCGTGGCGGTGTCGGCACCTATTGCCGTACAAGGTCCGTCCATATCGATGTGGGAAGCCAGCGCGACTGGCACCATCCCTGCCGCCGTTCGGGCTCGCGCTCCAAGAAGAAGAAAGCCTAG